The following DNA comes from Chitinophagales bacterium.
CAAACTACCATTACTGAGGCATGGAAAACTGCTCCTATTATTATAACTACGGGTGGATTGGGCCCTACGAAAGACGATATTACTAAAAAAGCAATTGCGGATCTATTTGGTGTAGGATTCAAACGCGATGAACAAACATTCAAGCATGTTAAAGCGTTTTTCGAATCTAGAAATGTACCATTCTTGCCTGTAAATGAAGCTCAATCTGATGTGCCTGAAAATGCCTACGTACTATTCAATGCGCGAGGTACGGCGCCTGGTATGTGGTTTGAGCATGAAGGCAAAATTCTAATCTGTCTACCTGGTGTTCCTTATGAAATGGAATACTTAATTCAGACGTACCTCCTTGAACGACTTCAAAAAAAATATAATCTACCTTCCCTCTATTATGCCTACATCCAAACATCAGGACTTGGGGAGAGTTTTCTTGCAAAAAAGATCGAGCATATCGAGTCTAGTATTGGAGAGGGCATAAGTCTTGCCTATCTTCCTTCGCCTATGGCAGTGAATTTAAGGCTAAGCGGCAACTTTGACCAAAAAACAGAAATAGATAATTATGCGAATCAGATACGTGAAGTTCTCAAAGAATATATCTATGGTGATTCAAAATCTCCTATTGAGGAACTCGTTTTTCAAACTTTAAAAGATCAAAATAAAACTATCACCTTGGTGGAGAGCTGCACAGGAGGCTATATTTCGAATCTAGTAACCAATAATAGTGGTTCTTCTGCTGTGTACAAAGGCGGATGGAATGTATATACCGACGAATTTAAAACTTCACAACTTCTAATTGAACATGAGTTATTAAATACGTATTCAGCCGTCAGTGAAGAATGTGCTAAAAGCTTATTATCTCTAGCCTTGACAAAGACACAAGCAGATTATGGTATAGCAGTAGTAGGATATCTAGAAAAGTTCGGAGAATATAAACCTCATGCATATATTGCTTATGGACAAAGTGATAAAATAAGAATAAAAAGAATAGACCTATTTTATCCCAGAACAAAGAATAAGGAAGCTATAGCTAGAGTTGCTTTAGTAAGTTTATATAAAGAATTTTTAATTTAAACCCCCCTTTAATTATGCAAAAAAGATTATTTCTAGGTTTGATTTTATTTATACTTGGTCTCAGTGGAGTATTCAGTTTGCTTTTTGTTGATCTGCCGATGGGTTCCATTCCTCCTGAAGTGTTAGATAAAGTGAGTCCAAAAACTCTAAAGTGGTTAATGCTCATTAATCCAGCTATTATGTTATTCGTTTCAATTTTTCTAGGGATATTCACCTTCAATAAGGTGGGACTTCGATCTCCAATTCTAGGGAAACTCAGCGGATTATATGAACAAGACTTTAATTGGAAAGAAATACTAATCTATGGAATAGCCCTAGGGACACTAGCAGGTGCACTCATTGTATTGGTCAGTCATTTTTATAAACAATCATTTCCAGCTGAATTTGCACTCCTGAATAAAGATGTCAATTTACATATTGCTGCGAGAATTTTATATGGCGGCATTACTGAAGAAATCTTGACTAGATTTGGTCTCATGAGTTTATTCGTTTATTTATTTTCATTCGTAGTCAAATCTCCACCAGAACTAAAGTTTTGGCTAGGGATAATCGTCAGTAGTTTGCTATTTGCTGCAGGTCATTTACCAGTAGTGTTTCAAGCTGTATCTCAACCAGGAGTATCAACCATTGCATATATAATTATTGGGAATAGTATAGCCGGTTTATTGTTTGGCTGGCTATATTGGAAAAAAGGTTTGGAAAGCGCTATGATAGGGCATATGGTAGCGCATTTGTGTATGATTATGCTGGGAAATATTTTCCAGATATCGTAACTAATTTTAAGTTGACGATTTAGTTTTTTTGGAAACTAGATAGTGGTTTCAATATTTATATAATTGGAAAAATATTATCTTTTTTATTTCTTAGCCTTTGTAGCCGAAGTTATAGGAACTCTAAGCGGATTCGGTTCTTCCATACTATTTGTGCCGTTAGCTTCATATTTTTTTGATGTAAAAGAAGTATTAGGCATTACAGGCATGTTTCACGTTTTTAGTAATCTGGCAAAGATTTTTTTATTTCATAAACATTTAGATAAAAACATTTTACTTAAATTAGGGATTCCAGCTATTGTGTTTGTAATTATTGGTGCATTATTAAGCAAGTATATACCAACGCATTATCTAGAAATTTTTGTTTGCTTTACATTGTGCTTTATTGCAATATTGCTCTTAATATACTCTGACAAAGGGATTGAAATTAATAATAGAAATCTAGTTAGCAGTGGAATTTTTTCAGGATTTTTTGCTGGAATAATTGGCAGTGGTGGAGCTATCAGAGGATTAGCATTAACAAGCCTTCAACTAGAAAAGTCTATTTTAATATCAACTTCAGCATTCATCGATTTAGGTGTAGATATAAGTAGAACTATAGTTTACTTGTTCAATGGGTACATGAATAAAGAATCTTATCTGATATTGCCTGGACTAATTGTTATTGCCATTATTGGCAGCTATATTGGAAAAAGACTACTCGTTTACCTCAGTCAATCAAATTTTAGAAAACTTGTTTTGATAATTATACTATCGACAACGATATTACAACTCTATAAATTATTATTTGAAGCGAAGTAAAACTTAAAGAAAAACTTCAAGACTAATTCCATCAAAGCTTGCAAAGACCATAGTTGGAAAAGAATCCCGATGCACGATATTACCAAATTTATCGATACAAATAGCACCAGCAAAGCCATCAAAGGGTTTGATTTCATCAAAGGTCTTTTCTACAGCCTTTTCTAAACTCATACCATCTGTCACTCGCGTAACAATTTTTGCCGCCATAGCCCCACTGACTATGTCTTCGCCTACACCTGTAAGACTCACTCCACAGAAATCGTTGGCATAGTTTCCTGCTACCGTAGCTGAATCAGAAACACGGCCCACTAGTTCAAAGCCCTTACCTCCTGTCGAAGTAGCTGCTGCTAGATAGCCGTTTTTATCTAAAACTACACAACCCACCGTACCTGTACCTAGTGATTTTAACTTAGCTTCGTATTCTTCTCGTCGTTTTGGTATTTCTGTAGAGAATTGTTCAAATCCATGTCTTCTTGCGTAATCAGTAGCACCCTCCCCTGCTAGGATTCTATCTTGTTCTTTTTGTAAAACGTGAGCTACTTGAATAGGATTTTTAGTTTGTTCTAAATTAATAACACCACTCATTTTTTTGGATACCCCATCCATGAGCGAAGCACTCATGCGTATTTTCCCATCACTTTGAATCATAGAGCCTATGCCAGCATTGAAAAGTTCATCATCTTCAAGCAAACTCACAGCATAGACAACTGTCTCCAAGGCAGTGTGAGATTTTAAATATTCGTAACTATCCTGAACAATTCTAGCTAGTGCATCTTGCTTAGCCTTTTTAGTTTCCAGGCTTTGTGATGATTCGGAGAAAAAACCCCCGTGAATAATGATTTTCATTGAGATAGAGAATTAAGGAACTAGAACGAAACTAGATGACTTGATAGTCATTTTATAAGTATCGAGGTCAAAGGTATCATATTGACTCATCACGTGAGTGACCAGATGATTGATAGATATCGGCTGACCCATTTCTACAGCGGTTAAGTTGGTGTCCTTTACCTCTCTACCATCTACCAAAATAACAAGCCCAGAGCCTATTGCCTCCATGTGGGTATTATTTTGTGTAATGAGTAGCCCAGTATCTTCGCCAAGACCTATCCCTAGCACTTTTGGATTTCCTACCACAGCTTGAAACAAGCGACCAATTCTGCCTCGCTGCACGAAATGTGTATCGATAATCACATCATTGATAAGTCCTAAACCACTCGTGATTTTTACCTCGCCTTTGAGCAAGGCCTCTTGACTGGAACCTTGGTAAATCATATTATTGGAAGCCGCTGCCGCACCTGCTGATGTACCAGCATATACGAAATCTTCATTCTGGTATTTATCAAGTAATATATCATGAAACTTCGTACCACCAAGGATAGATGTTAATCGAAGTTGGTCTCCCCCGGTAAACATAACAATATTCGCATTCTGCAATCTTTCTAGGGTTTCCTCTTGATTAGCTATTTCTCTATTTTCAATATGTAAAACATCAACATGGTTACACCCGAGAAATTCAAAAGCCTTTTTATATTCAGGTCCAACCGTTTTAGGTATTTTAGAGGCTGTCGTGATTATTTCTATTCGTGAATCCTCTTTTAACAATGATTCATCGATTATTCGACGTAAAATACCTTTTTCAAAGAAATTTAAATTCTTTTCTACATTGGCGTCAAATTCCTTCTCAGTAAAGCTGCCTTTATCGACTGCACCTCCTATGACGACTAATTTTCCTTTTATCATAGATGCAAATTTAAGGGTGTCATAATATTCCCTTAACAAATACTTTTCCCCATAGTGTGAAATTCTAATAAGAATATACCTTCAAATTCATCCAAAAAACAAAAAAAAACTCAATTATTTGAATAATATTCTATTTTTAGCCAAACT
Coding sequences within:
- a CDS encoding sulfite exporter TauE/SafE family protein; amino-acid sequence: MEKYYLFYFLAFVAEVIGTLSGFGSSILFVPLASYFFDVKEVLGITGMFHVFSNLAKIFLFHKHLDKNILLKLGIPAIVFVIIGALLSKYIPTHYLEIFVCFTLCFIAILLLIYSDKGIEINNRNLVSSGIFSGFFAGIIGSGGAIRGLALTSLQLEKSILISTSAFIDLGVDISRTIVYLFNGYMNKESYLILPGLIVIAIIGSYIGKRLLVYLSQSNFRKLVLIIILSTTILQLYKLLFEAK
- a CDS encoding cyanophycinase: MIKGKLVVIGGAVDKGSFTEKEFDANVEKNLNFFEKGILRRIIDESLLKEDSRIEIITTASKIPKTVGPEYKKAFEFLGCNHVDVLHIENREIANQEETLERLQNANIVMFTGGDQLRLTSILGGTKFHDILLDKYQNEDFVYAGTSAGAAAASNNMIYQGSSQEALLKGEVKITSGLGLINDVIIDTHFVQRGRIGRLFQAVVGNPKVLGIGLGEDTGLLITQNNTHMEAIGSGLVILVDGREVKDTNLTAVEMGQPISINHLVTHVMSQYDTFDLDTYKMTIKSSSFVLVP
- a CDS encoding CinA family nicotinamide mononucleotide deamidase-related protein, with the protein product MKSTLITIGDELLIGQVIDTNSAFIAQRLNEIGIAVHKRIAISDDLKEIQTTITEAWKTAPIIITTGGLGPTKDDITKKAIADLFGVGFKRDEQTFKHVKAFFESRNVPFLPVNEAQSDVPENAYVLFNARGTAPGMWFEHEGKILICLPGVPYEMEYLIQTYLLERLQKKYNLPSLYYAYIQTSGLGESFLAKKIEHIESSIGEGISLAYLPSPMAVNLRLSGNFDQKTEIDNYANQIREVLKEYIYGDSKSPIEELVFQTLKDQNKTITLVESCTGGYISNLVTNNSGSSAVYKGGWNVYTDEFKTSQLLIEHELLNTYSAVSEECAKSLLSLALTKTQADYGIAVVGYLEKFGEYKPHAYIAYGQSDKIRIKRIDLFYPRTKNKEAIARVALVSLYKEFLI
- a CDS encoding CPBP family intramembrane metalloprotease encodes the protein MQKRLFLGLILFILGLSGVFSLLFVDLPMGSIPPEVLDKVSPKTLKWLMLINPAIMLFVSIFLGIFTFNKVGLRSPILGKLSGLYEQDFNWKEILIYGIALGTLAGALIVLVSHFYKQSFPAEFALLNKDVNLHIAARILYGGITEEILTRFGLMSLFVYLFSFVVKSPPELKFWLGIIVSSLLFAAGHLPVVFQAVSQPGVSTIAYIIIGNSIAGLLFGWLYWKKGLESAMIGHMVAHLCMIMLGNIFQIS
- a CDS encoding isoaspartyl peptidase/L-asparaginase, which translates into the protein MKIIIHGGFFSESSQSLETKKAKQDALARIVQDSYEYLKSHTALETVVYAVSLLEDDELFNAGIGSMIQSDGKIRMSASLMDGVSKKMSGVINLEQTKNPIQVAHVLQKEQDRILAGEGATDYARRHGFEQFSTEIPKRREEYEAKLKSLGTGTVGCVVLDKNGYLAAATSTGGKGFELVGRVSDSATVAGNYANDFCGVSLTGVGEDIVSGAMAAKIVTRVTDGMSLEKAVEKTFDEIKPFDGFAGAICIDKFGNIVHRDSFPTMVFASFDGISLEVFL